GATCGCACCCCGCACTCCTCACGGACTTCGGTGTCGCCAAGCTCATCGACACCCCGCTGCGCACCCGGACCACCCGGATCATCGGCACGCCCGACTATCTGGCGCCCGAGATCGTCGAAGGGCTCCCGCCGCGCGCCGCCGTCGACATCTACGCCCTCGCGACCGTCCTCTACGAGCTGCTCGCCGGGTTCACACCGTTCGGCGGCGGCCACCCCGGCGCGGTACTGCGCCGGCACGTCACGGAGACCGTCGTCCCGCTCCCCGGCATCCCCGAGGAGCTGTGGCAGCTGCTCGTCCAGTGCCTGGCCAAGGCCCCCGCCTCCCGGCTGCGGGCCGGCGAGCTGGGCGGTCGGCTGCGGGAGCTGCTGCCGCTGCTGGCGGGCATCGGGCCGCTGGAGGTGGACGAGCCCGGCGAAGAAGAAACGGAACTGCGCCCGGAGTACGACGAGCAGCAGTACACCCCCGCCGACGAGGAGCCGCGCCGCCGGGGCGCCGTACCGCTGGTCCCCGGACCGGCCCCCGACTCCAACCGGGACACCCACACCAGCATGCGGGTGCCCGGCCCGGACGAACTGGCCGGCGGACCCCTCGGCACCGCCCGCGCACCCCGGGCCCCCGGCCCACGCCCCGGCTCGGCCCGGAACAAGTCCGCCGCCGTCCGCAAGCGCCGCCTCACCCTGGGCGCGGCCACCGTGGTGCTCGTCGCGGCGGTCGCGGTGGGCGGCTGGCTGGCCACCGGCGGCGACGACGCGGGTGCCACACCGCAGGACGGCGGCAACTCCGCGCCCGGCGCACCGTAGGCCGGGTTGGACCATTCCCGTCGGGCGGCCACCGCCCGCTGATCCGACGTGCACGCTTGGACACGACCTGAGGCCGGTACCCCGACCCGGGCCGCCCCCGCCGCCGGGCGGCCCGGTCGCCGACCGGCCCGGAAGCCGTGCCGGACCAGGGGATACGGCGCCCGGAGCCGGGGGAGGGCGAGCTTCACCCGTCCAGCCGTTACGCTGGACCCGTGGCAGTCGTCGATATTTCCGAAGAGCTGAAGTCCCTCTCGTCCACCATGGGGTCGATCGAGGCCGTCCTGGACCTGGACTCCCTGAGGGCGGACATCGCCGTGCTCGAGGAGCAGGCGGCGGCGCCGTCCCTCTGGGACGACCCGGAGGCGGCACAGAAGATCACCAGCAAGCTTTCCCACCTCCAGGCCGAGGTCCGCAAGACCGAGACGCTGCGTGGTCGCATCGACGACCTCAGCGTCCTCTTCGAGCTCGCCCAGGACGAGGGCGACGCGGACGCTCTCGCCGAGGCCGAGGCCGAGCTGGACTCGGTCCGCAAGGCGCTCGACGAGATGGAGGTCCGCACCCTCCTCTCCGGCGAGTACGACGCGCGTGAGGCCCTGGTCACCATCCGGGCCGAGGCCGGTGGCGTCGACGCCGCCGACTTCGCCGAGAAGCTCCAGCGCATGTACCTGCGCTGGGCCGAGCGGCACAACTACAAGGCCGAGGTCTACGAGACCGCGTACGCCGAAGAGGCCGGCATCAAGTCGACCACCTTCGCGATCGAGGTTCCGTACGCCTACGGCACGCTCTCCGTCGAGCAGGGCACCCACCGGCTCGTCCGGATCTCGCCCTTCGACAACCAGGGTCGCCGCCAGACGTCCTTCGCGGGCGTCGAGGTGCTGCCGGTCGTCGAGAAGACCGACCACGTCGAGATCGACGAGTCCGAGCTGCGCGTGGACGTGTACCGCTCCTCGGGCCCCGGCGGCCAGGGCGTCAACACCACCGACTCCGCGGTGCGGCTGACCCACCTGCCGACCGGCATCGTCGTCTCCTGCCAGAACGAGCGCTCGCAGATCCAGAACAAGGCGTCCGCGATGAACGTCCTCCAGGCGAAGCTCCTTGAGCGCCGCCGCCAGGAGGAGCAGGCCAAGATGAACGCGCTCAAGGGCGAGGGCGGCAACTCCTGGGGCAACCAGATGCGTTCGTACGTCCTGCACCCGTACCAGATGGTCAAGGACCTCCGTACGGACTTCGAGATGGGCAACCCCGAAGCGGTCTTCAACGGTGAGATCGACGGCTTCATCGAGGCGGGCATCCGCTGGCGGAAGCAGGGCGAGAAGTAACCGTACGCGTAAGGAAGTTGGGCCCGGGCGGTATTCCTGCCCGGGCCCTTTCGCGTGCCCGGGGCGGGCGGTGGCACGGGTGCGCCGAGGCGCGTGGCGCGAGGGGCGGGAGCCGGGGGGTGTGGTGATTGCGTCACAGTCGGGGCAGTGAATAACCGTCAGAAGCCTCAATGGCTCACCAATCGCCCGGAACGCTCTTGACGTAATCCTTAACTCTGGTCAGGGTGCTGGAGCAGCGTGCGTATGACTGGGACGGGTGTGAGTGGGGGCGGACCGGGCGACCGCGACGAGCGCGGCCCGGTTCGGAGCGAACCCCGCAGAGCCAGGTCCCTCACACGTGCTGCTCCATTGACGAGATCGGCTACTGGGGGTAGCAGCAGATGACGAAGAAGACGCGCGTACGTATCGCGCGCATAGCCGCCGGCGCGATCATCGCAGCCGGCGCTTCCCTGACCGCCGCGGGTGCGGCGCAGGCGTTCGGCACGCCCGACAGCGTCGGCGCGGCGGTCGACGGCGGCGACGACGGCACCGAGGTCGGCGACGACGCGGGTGCCGTGGACCAGGGTGCGGACGGCTCGACGACGCCTGAGGGTGACAACGGGTCCACGACGCCCGAGGGTGACAACGGCTCGACGACGCCCGAGGGTGACAACGGGTCCACGACGCCTGAGGGTGACAACGGGTCCACGACGCCTGAGGGTGACAACGGCTCGACGACGCCTGAGGGTGACAACGGGTCCACGACGCCCGAGGGTGACAACGGCTCGACGACGCCTGAGGGTGACAACGGGTCCACGACGCCTGAGGGTGACAACGGCTCGACGACGCCTGAGGGTGACAACGGCTCGACGACGCCCGAGGGTGACAACGGGTCCACGACGCCCGAGGGTGACAACGGCTCGACGACGCCCGAGGGTGACAACGGGACCACCGGCAACGGCACCACCGGCTCGACCGGCTCGACCGGTTCCGACAGTGGCTCGATCACCGGTGGCACCGACGAGACCTGCACCGTCACCCTCGACGGTGCCGAGTGCGTCGAGTCGAACAACACCGACACCGACAGCGTCGGCAACAAGCCGGTCGAGCAGGGCAAGGGCAAGGACGAGCTCGCCGAGACCGGTGCTGCCGAGACCACGTTCCTGCTGCTCGGTGCCGCGACGATGATCGCCGGCGGCATCGGCTTCCGCTTCCTGCCGCGTCTGGCGGGCGGCCGCACCGCCGTCTGAGCCACCGGCTCATAGACAGGGCGCGTCAACACCGCTGAGGGCCCGGGGAGAGCTTCACCGCTCCCCGGGCCCTCACGGCCGTCCAGGTCAAGGGGGGCCGGCGCCCCTCGGAGCCGTACGGGCGCGTCCAGGCGCCTTCAGGGGCCGGGGCTCAAGGGCGCGGACCCGGGGCTCGACGCCACCGCCCTACGCCACCTGCTGGGCCAGCAGCGCCACCGCGCACACCAGCACGACCAGCAGCGCGATCAGCAGCGCCGGGCTCATCCCGCCGAAGGGGCCCTGGTCCTGCCGGCGCAGGCGCTCACGGTTCGCGCGGCAGACGGGGCAGCGGCCCTCGTTCACCGGCGCCGCACAGTTCGCGCACACCAGTCTGTCGTAGGTCATGCGCACTCCTCCTCCCGCGCGGCGGAACCGTCCTCGGCCGCCCTCGGCCGTACTCTCGCGCCCGGCCGGCCGTCCGTCCGCACAACGCTCCGGGGAGCGTGACCGTTCCCCCTACCACTGTGCCAGCTCCGGCGACATTCGGCGCGGCTCGCCGGGGTGGACGGGAAGAACGCACCGCGTGCGGGAGACCAGTGCGCCGCACGCGGGCGCGTTCGGGGTCACGCGCTGTCGCCGAGAGGGTGCGGAGGGCGTCCGCGCGTTCCGCGCGGCGGCCCCCCGCCGACACCCTCCGGCTCATGTTCCGGCATAAATCACCCATCCGTAGACGCCGCCTGCGCGCCCGGGGAGCATTCGCGTAGGGTCACGCACACATACTCCCGGCCGACCATGGTGCCTCCGTGATCCGATTCGACAACGTCTCGAAGACCTACCCGAAGCAGAGTCGCCCCGCGCTGCGCGATATCTCCCTGGAGATCGAGAAGGGCGAGTTCGTCTTCCTGGTGGGCTCCTCGGGCTCCGGCAAGTCCACCTTCATGCGCCTGATCCTCCGTGAGGAGCGCGCGAGTCAGGGCACGGTCCATGTGCTCGGCAAGGACCTGTCGCGCCTGTCCAACTGGAAAGTGCCCCAGATGCGCCGTCAACTGGGCAACGTCTTCCAGGACTTCCGCCTCCTCCCCAACAAGACCGTCGCCGAGAACGTGGCCTTCGCGCAGGAGGTCATCGGCAAGCCGCGCGGTGAGATCCGCAAGGCCGTGCCGCAGGTGCTCGACCTCGTGGGACTCGGCGGCAAGGAAGACCGCATGCCCGGCGAGCTCTCCGGCGGTGAGCAGCAGCGCGTCGCCATCGCGCGGGCGTTCGTCAACCGGCCGATGCTGCTGATCGCCGACGAACCGACCGGCAACCTCGACCCGCAGACCTCCGTGGGCATCATGAAGCTGCTGGACCGGATCAACCGGACCGGCACCACCGTGATCATGGCCACCCACGACCAGAACATCGTCGACCAGATGCGCAAGCGCGTCATCGAGCTGGAACAGGGCCGTCTCGTGCGGGACCAGACGCGCGGCGTCTACGGCTACCAGCACTGAGCGGCCACCAGCACTGAGCATCTGAGCATCGAGTACTGAAAGGACGCCATGCGCGCCCAGTTCGTCCTGTCGGAGATCGGCGTCGGCCTCCGGCGCAACCTCACGATGACCTTCGCCGTCGTGGTCTCCGTCGCCCTCTCGCTCGCCCTGTTCGGCGGCGCGCTGCTGCTCCGCGAGCAGGTCAGCACGATGAAGGACTACTGGTACGACAAGGTCAACGTCTCCATCTTCCTGTGCAACAAGAACGACGCCCTGGACATGCCCAAGTGTTCCAACGGTGCCGTGACGGACGCGCAGAAGAAGGAGATCGACGCGGACCTCAAGAAGATGGCGGCCGTCGACACCGTCACCTTCGAGACGGTCGACCAGGCGTACAAGCACTACCAGGACCAGTTCGGCGACACCGCGATGGCGGGCAACATCACGCCCGACCAGATGCAGGAGTCCTTCCGCGTCAAGCTCAAGGACCCGGAGAAGTACAAGGTCGTCGCCACCGCCTTCGCGGGAAGAGCCGGGGTGCAGTCCGTCCAGGACCAGAGATCGATCCTGGACAACCTCTTCGAGTTGATGAACGGCATGAACGTCGCCGCCCTGTTCGTCATGGCGCTGATGCTCGTCATCGCGTTGATGCTGATCGTCAACACCGTACGGGTGTCGGCGTTCAGCCGCAGACGCGAGACCGGCATCATGCGGCTCGTCGGCGCCTCGGGCTTCTACATCCAGATGCCGTTCATCATGGAAGCGGCCTTCGCCGGGCTGATCGGCGGTCTGCTGGCCTGTGTTCTGCTGATAGGCGCCCGCTACTTCCTCATCGACGCCGGCCTCTCCCTGCAGAGCAAGCTGAACCTGATCGACTTCATCGGCTGGGACGCGGTCATCACCAAACTGCCGCTGGTCCTCGCGATCGGGCTGCTGATGCCCGCGGTCGCGGCGCTCTTCGCGCTCCGCAAGTACCTCAAGGTGTGACATGCGCCCCCTGTGCCGCACGGTGAAGCCCCCGTGCGGCACAGGGGGTTCGTCCTGGGCCGTGTATGCCCCTTCCCGTCGGGCGGGCGGCGCCCGGCACGGCACCTGGGTCGTGCCTGCCCACGGTGATCCGACGCACCTGGCCGGACACGGCCCGGCGGCGTTGCCGGACCGCCCGTGTACATCCAAGTACGCGGGCGTGCCTCCGCCTTGCGATGCACCGCACCGGACTCCGCCCGCTTATCCGACGAGAAGGGGCGGACACGGCCTAGACTCGCTGCCATGCAGGGGCCCTTGTACCGGTACGGGCCCCGCGGCCTGCGCCGCGGGGCGGCTTTGACGTTGGTGTTCGCCGGAGTGCTCGCCACCGGTGCGGCCACCGGATCGCTTCCGCGCGACGAGCCGGCCAGCGCCGACACGCGGACACGCCCGGCCGCCGCCTCCCTCGTCCCCGTCGACCGCCAGGAGTTGGCGGCGGCCGCCGCCGGGGCCGCCGCGGACGGGAAGTCCGCCACCCAGGCCGCCGAGGATCTCGTCAGCCGCAGCGGCGACCGCTGGGGCGCGGTCTACGACGAGCGCGAGTACAAGGAGTTCGAGCAGGCGCTCGACGGCTCGTACACCGGCGTCGGCCTCTCGGCCCGCCGGACCGCCGACGGCCGGGTGCGGGTGGCCCGGGTCGAGCCCGGGGGCCCCGCCGACCGGGCGGGCATCCGCGCCGACGACGTGCTCACCACCGTGGACGGCGACCGGACCCAGGGGCGCCCCGTCGCCGAGGTCGTGGCCCAGCTGCGCGGGGACGGTACGCACGAGAAGGCCGGGTCCTCGGTCGTCCTCGGTCTGGAGCGGGGCGGGCGCGCCCGGACGGAGTTCCTGCACCGCGCCCGGCTCACCACCGAGCCCGTCACCGTGCGCCGGCTCGGTACCGGACCCACCTCCACCGTGCTGATCAAGGCGACGGCCTTCACCCGGGGCGCGGGCGGCGAGATCCGCGACGCGGTCCGGTCCGCCCCCGGTGACGCCGGAATCCTGCTGGACCTGCGCGCCAACCGCGGCGGCCTGGTCGGCGAGGCGGTCGTCGCGGCCTCCGCGTTCCTGGACGGCGGGCTGGTCGCCACGTACGACGTGCAGGGGGAGCAGCACGCCCTGTACGCGGACGCGGGCGGCGACACGACGCGGCCGCTCGTGGTGCTCGTCGACGGCGGCACGATGAGCGCGGCCGAGCTGCTGACCGGTGCGCTCCAGGACCGGGGCCGCGCGGTCACCGTCGGTTCGCCCACCTTCGGCAAGGGTTCGGTGCAGATGCCGAGCGAGCTGCCGGACGGCGCGGTGGCGGAGCTGACCGTCGGGCAGTACCGCACGCCGGGCGGCAAGGGGGTGGAGGGCCGGGGGATCACCCCGGACGTGGTGGTCGGCACGGAGGCCCTGGATCGGGCCGAGACGGTATTGAGTGGCCTCGGGGGTGGGTCGTAGTGCGAAAATGACCGCACTATGGCCAAGGAAAAAGACACCGGGCGCAAGATGATCGCGCAGAACAAGAAGGCGCGGCACGACTACCACATCATCGACACCTACGAGTGCGGGCTCGTGCTCATGGGTACCGAGGTGAAGTCCCTGCGGATGGGCAGGGCCTCGCTGGTGGACGGCTTCGTCCAGATCGACCAGCACGAGGCGTGGCTGCACAACATCCACGTACCCGAGTACGTCCAGGGCACCTGGACCAACCACGCGGCGAAGCGCAAGCGGAAGCTGCTGATGCACCGGGCCGAGATCGACAAGCTGGAGTCGAAGTCCAAGGAGACCGGGCACACCATCGTCCCGCTCGCCCTGTACTTCAAGGACGGCCGGGTCAAGGTCGAGATCGCCCTCGCGAAGGGCAAGAAGGAGTACGACAAGCGCCAGACGCTCCGCGAGAAGCAGGACACCCGCGAGACCAACCGCGCCATCTCGGCGGCCCGCCGCCGGCAGCGCAGCGCGTGAGAGGCCCGCACTCCGGGCCTCCGGCGGGTTCGTGGGGCGCGGTCCCGGGCAGAGGGGAAGGGTGACCGGTGGGAATACGCTGGCATCGTCCGGCGTTGGTCACGTACGATGGGCCGTGCACCCCAGCGAGGGTGCGCGTATTGAAAAATCAACATGGGGATGATCGGTTTCGACAGCGGATGTCGAAGCAGGGGAAGCGAGTCGAGGAAGCGGCAATGATCTCGTAAACCATATGTCGCAAACAATAATCGCCAATTCCAAGCGCGATTCCTCCGCCTTCGCTCTCGCTGCCTAATTAGCAGCTAGCGAAGACTCTGCGGAGTGTCAGCCCGGGGGTGGTCCCGACCCGGATCCTGGCATCACTAAGGGATCTAAACTTCTAAGCCCGGTCACGGGGCCTAGAAGGAAATCAAACAGTGACTGAGCCTGTCGGAGGCTTGTTCGCGTGACCTCCGGGGCTGAGAAAAGCGTAGCGAACTGCACTCGGAGAAGCCCTGGTTCCGCACCGTTGGACGCGGGTTCGATTCCCGCCATCTCCACAACCCCATGTAAACCTCTGCCCCGCGAGTTCGCTCGCGGGGCAGAGGTTTTTTCCGTGGAGATCCGGATTTCTTCCGTGGAGATCCGGATCAGGACGTCGGATTCAGAGCCGGGACAGCTCGTCCACCGGGTCGTCCAGGCCCGGCGGGCCCTGGGAGAGCGCGGTGAAGTGGAGCTGGGGGCCGTGCTGGTCCATGTTGTCGCGGGCCGCCCGGCCGCCGTGGGAGAGCGGAGCCACCTCCACGCAGTCGCCCTGCCGGCCCCTCTGCCGTGGCCTTGACGAAGGGGCCGACGACGGTGGGAGTGGTGGTCATGATGTGTTCCTCTTGTCCTGTTCGGTGCGCATGAACGGCATGATCTCGGTGATGCGCGTCAGTGAATCGGCAGGGCTCAGGGCGCTCGCCCGGAGGTTGTCGAAGGCGTCGGAGAAAGCGTCGAGCTGCCCGGACTGATCCATGAACAGTGTTCCGGTCGGATTTCCACACAGGCGATGCTGGGTTCCGCCGGAAAGTCGAAGAGCACGAAGGGGCTTTGAACTCCCGCATGCGCTCCCGCGTCGAACAGCAGCACGTGGAGCGTGATGTTGCGGCGTTCGGCCAGCCGGGTCAGCCGGGTCAGCCGGGTCAGATGGTGGAGCTGGTCGAGCATCACCGTGCGTCCGCCGACGATCCGCCGCAGAGCGCCCTCGGTCACGATCGCCCAGATCCTCGGCGGGTGTTCGCCGTCCAGGATGGACCGGCGCTCCCTCCGCACCTCGATCAACGAGTCCGCGTGTCCGGGCGGGAGGACCGCGGGACCTGCCGTGATGATGTGGCGGGTGTGGAGCAGACAGACCCGTTCACCCCGTCGACGAACGGCGACGCGCTCAAGGAAGGCGACCTCGCCGCCCGTGACCTGGCCGAGGCGCTGAAGCTCGCCCACATCGCCCTTCCTTCGCCGCGGGGCGACTTCCCCACCATCACCGACAAGCCGCTGGTGCAGCTCGGTGGAGCCTCGGCCGAACTGGTCCGCGAACCGGCGGCCCGGATCAGAGAGCGGGCGTAGGCGGTGGGTATGAGGCCCACGCCCGCAGACCCTGTCGCCTTCGGGTCACCGCACCGGACGGGCGGTGGATCAGCTCGGGTTGTCCCCGTGGGTCAGGGTCTCCCAGGCCACGAAGAGGTTGTTGCTGCCGGCCGGGCGGTTCTGCTCGGTCAGGGCCTGCGTGTTGGTCATCGCGATGCCCAGGCGGTTGTGCAGGGCGTTGTAGCCGACCTCGGTGACGGGGCCGAGGCCCAGGTTCAGCGAGCCGCCGCAGAGCCAGCTCGGGACGGCCTCGCCGCGCTGGTACTTGGACTGGAAACCGAGGGCCTGGCGCAGCCGCTCGCCGACGTCCGTGCCGTAGAGGTCCTGGCCCTGGATGCGGCTGGTCTCCGCGATGTGGGAGATGGCCGAGATGCCGTATCCGGTGTGCGTGAAGTCGCGGCACGTTTCCTGGGTGAGCCCGGTGACGAAAGTGGACTGGCCCTGCCAGTAGCTGACGATCTTCGCGGTGGTGTCGAGGTTCTGGCTCGGCACGGTCTTGGGCACCGTGCCGTCCGAGGCGAGGTAGACGTACGCCGCCGTGCGGGTGCGGAACTTCGCGAGCGCCTTGTCGTAGGAGGTCTTGTCCTCCAGGAAGACGGAGATGCCGACGGCCGCCTCCATCATCGACAGCTCCCAGTTGCCGTTGGAGTTCGAGCCGTTGATGACCTGCGGCAGGTAGACGTTGCGCAACATGGTCGAGAAGCGGGCGGAGTTGGGCCACGTCCCGGTGTACGTGTACGTGATGATCTCGGCGGCCTTGGGCCACGAGGAGCCCGCCCAGCCGGTCTGCAGCGGGGCGTTGCTGTTGGTGTGGCTGGTGATCGTCGCCGACCAGGCGTCCATCAGCTCGATGGACTTCTTCGCGTACCGCTCGTCGCGGGTGATGTACCAGGCGAGCGCGTCGGTGTACGCGGCGATGGCGTCCTCGCGCTCGTCCGTACAGCCGTTGTTGGGATTGGAGTACGAGCCGCACTCGACGGTCGCGCGAGGCTTGGCGGTGCGGCTCAGGCTCGCGTAACCGCTCGCCATCATCTGGTCGTACGCGCCCTTCCAGGGCTGCGCGCCGGCGTTGACCTTGGCGCGGGCGAAGTCCAGCTGATCCTGGGAGACGGCGACTCCGGGGTGGGTGAAGGTGGCCGGTGCGGCCTCGGCGCGCGGGGCGCCCGGACCGGAGA
The DNA window shown above is from Streptomyces sp. NBC_00247 and carries:
- a CDS encoding serine/threonine-protein kinase — encoded protein: MARNIGSRYTAHQILGRGSAGTVWLGEGPEGPVAIKLLREDLASDQELVGRFVQERTALLGLDHPHVVAVHDLVVDGNDLALVMRLVRGTDLRTRLDRERRLAPEAAVAIVADVADGLAAAHAAGVVHRDVKPENILLDMEGPLGPGGSHPALLTDFGVAKLIDTPLRTRTTRIIGTPDYLAPEIVEGLPPRAAVDIYALATVLYELLAGFTPFGGGHPGAVLRRHVTETVVPLPGIPEELWQLLVQCLAKAPASRLRAGELGGRLRELLPLLAGIGPLEVDEPGEEETELRPEYDEQQYTPADEEPRRRGAVPLVPGPAPDSNRDTHTSMRVPGPDELAGGPLGTARAPRAPGPRPGSARNKSAAVRKRRLTLGAATVVLVAAVAVGGWLATGGDDAGATPQDGGNSAPGAP
- the prfB gene encoding peptide chain release factor 2 produces the protein MAVVDISEELKSLSSTMGSIEAVLDLDSLRADIAVLEEQAAAPSLWDDPEAAQKITSKLSHLQAEVRKTETLRGRIDDLSVLFELAQDEGDADALAEAEAELDSVRKALDEMEVRTLLSGEYDAREALVTIRAEAGGVDAADFAEKLQRMYLRWAERHNYKAEVYETAYAEEAGIKSTTFAIEVPYAYGTLSVEQGTHRLVRISPFDNQGRRQTSFAGVEVLPVVEKTDHVEIDESELRVDVYRSSGPGGQGVNTTDSAVRLTHLPTGIVVSCQNERSQIQNKASAMNVLQAKLLERRRQEEQAKMNALKGEGGNSWGNQMRSYVLHPYQMVKDLRTDFEMGNPEAVFNGEIDGFIEAGIRWRKQGEK
- the ftsE gene encoding cell division ATP-binding protein FtsE; amino-acid sequence: MIRFDNVSKTYPKQSRPALRDISLEIEKGEFVFLVGSSGSGKSTFMRLILREERASQGTVHVLGKDLSRLSNWKVPQMRRQLGNVFQDFRLLPNKTVAENVAFAQEVIGKPRGEIRKAVPQVLDLVGLGGKEDRMPGELSGGEQQRVAIARAFVNRPMLLIADEPTGNLDPQTSVGIMKLLDRINRTGTTVIMATHDQNIVDQMRKRVIELEQGRLVRDQTRGVYGYQH
- the ftsX gene encoding permease-like cell division protein FtsX, coding for MRAQFVLSEIGVGLRRNLTMTFAVVVSVALSLALFGGALLLREQVSTMKDYWYDKVNVSIFLCNKNDALDMPKCSNGAVTDAQKKEIDADLKKMAAVDTVTFETVDQAYKHYQDQFGDTAMAGNITPDQMQESFRVKLKDPEKYKVVATAFAGRAGVQSVQDQRSILDNLFELMNGMNVAALFVMALMLVIALMLIVNTVRVSAFSRRRETGIMRLVGASGFYIQMPFIMEAAFAGLIGGLLACVLLIGARYFLIDAGLSLQSKLNLIDFIGWDAVITKLPLVLAIGLLMPAVAALFALRKYLKV
- a CDS encoding S41 family peptidase; amino-acid sequence: MQGPLYRYGPRGLRRGAALTLVFAGVLATGAATGSLPRDEPASADTRTRPAAASLVPVDRQELAAAAAGAAADGKSATQAAEDLVSRSGDRWGAVYDEREYKEFEQALDGSYTGVGLSARRTADGRVRVARVEPGGPADRAGIRADDVLTTVDGDRTQGRPVAEVVAQLRGDGTHEKAGSSVVLGLERGGRARTEFLHRARLTTEPVTVRRLGTGPTSTVLIKATAFTRGAGGEIRDAVRSAPGDAGILLDLRANRGGLVGEAVVAASAFLDGGLVATYDVQGEQHALYADAGGDTTRPLVVLVDGGTMSAAELLTGALQDRGRAVTVGSPTFGKGSVQMPSELPDGAVAELTVGQYRTPGGKGVEGRGITPDVVVGTEALDRAETVLSGLGGGS
- the smpB gene encoding SsrA-binding protein SmpB translates to MAKEKDTGRKMIAQNKKARHDYHIIDTYECGLVLMGTEVKSLRMGRASLVDGFVQIDQHEAWLHNIHVPEYVQGTWTNHAAKRKRKLLMHRAEIDKLESKSKETGHTIVPLALYFKDGRVKVEIALAKGKKEYDKRQTLREKQDTRETNRAISAARRRQRSA
- a CDS encoding alginate lyase family protein, whose translation is MPVPPAPVQAVRRRPGRPALLLTVAAATAALVVGFLSGPGAPRAEAAPATFTHPGVAVSQDQLDFARAKVNAGAQPWKGAYDQMMASGYASLSRTAKPRATVECGSYSNPNNGCTDEREDAIAAYTDALAWYITRDERYAKKSIELMDAWSATITSHTNSNAPLQTGWAGSSWPKAAEIITYTYTGTWPNSARFSTMLRNVYLPQVINGSNSNGNWELSMMEAAVGISVFLEDKTSYDKALAKFRTRTAAYVYLASDGTVPKTVPSQNLDTTAKIVSYWQGQSTFVTGLTQETCRDFTHTGYGISAISHIAETSRIQGQDLYGTDVGERLRQALGFQSKYQRGEAVPSWLCGGSLNLGLGPVTEVGYNALHNRLGIAMTNTQALTEQNRPAGSNNLFVAWETLTHGDNPS